The stretch of DNA ACTCGATACCTTTGATATCTCAAAAGTGGTTCACCCTGCATAATGGAGCACATTCTCGAAACATCCGTACAGAACCTTGACTATGTTTGCTTTCTAATATTGACGGTTTACATATTTGACAAGTTTGAATGATATGTAATTTTAATAGGCGCACATCTCTAAATCTAATGTAGCATATAATTATATGAAAGTGCAATTACTGAATGAACCATTAGACAATATGAAAAATTAACGCCTAGCTAAGACAGTTGACTCAGAAATCGCCTAGATAAGATAGGAATCTGAAATAACAAGTTCTAATTCAGCCGGGAAATAACGACTCCCTTCAAACTATCGGCTAGATATCAATGGAAAAAAACCTTCAATGTAAACATGCTCTAAACTTTGGTATGTGGGACTTAAATGCGGATCTCGGTTGCATCCGTAGAACATGACAAGAAACGAGAGATAACTTAATATTGTATTTCTCAAAATGGGTTTTCGACTCAAGAGGTTTTTTGCCCTCAACTTCATTTCTGAAACTTGCAAAATTGTTTGATTACAACTGTATCTAAAACATTCCCAACCAATATTATGGTTTGGGCATATGGCGCCATTCAAATTTTGCTCCAATCTATCACATTGTTGGTTGTATCCAAATTTAGCGGCACATATCtgcaatgcatatgatgatgGGGTTGGGAGGCCATCATTTTCATATGTTAGCTCGCACCTATTGCACTTGTGTGTGCTCTTCTAGAGTCGTGGTCgatagagggggggggggaataaTTGGTCTGGTGCCAAGAATTGGCATCGGCTACTACTTGAATGGTTACTAGGTTATCTTGCCTATCTCACATAAATTTATCAATATTTATCAGGCTTGGTATTACCAATATTTGTCAATGCCAACATTTGGCTAGCAAAATATTGGCTGCAAACCAATCATGCGACTCATGCATCAATGAAAATAGCTAGAGGCCTATATATGCATGTGTCATGTGAAAAATAGTACTCCCTCATTAGCGTCAAAAACGATCTTATATTacgggacagagggagtacttatTACATATTGAAAATCGTGCATGAAGATCGTGAGGGAAGAGTATCAAACAAAATTACTCCTAAAGTCGAAGGCGATGTCCCCATCGATATTGAGGTGTATCAATTTCGAAGCTCCACAACTCTGAAATGTTCTTCAATAGACGTTGTGTGGGTGCCGTATTGTTCTCTGAGGTTTTGTGCGTGCGTGGGTTACGTTATAACCGGTGTCTCTCAAAATATCAAGTGCACAGCAGTATGCTTTTTCGAGAATATAACAGCAACTGAAGTTCAACCTCGATCGCACTAAGATGGTGAAGAGCCAAGGAAGACAGCTTGGTTGTTCGTTCGCTGCACATGCAAGGAATTGCCGGGAGGGGACATTCCGACATGTTACCAATGTTTTTTTGTGGATAGACATGCAAAATTTCAGCACGAACCTTAATCAATCAGAGACGCTCAGATGCGTCTCTCCCTCTCTGGCTAACCCCAAGTTGACAACCAAGTCTGAGGAGTACATGTGACCGGCTCCAGCCATTAATTGGGCAATCCACGTCTTCCTCTTTGCTTGCTGCAGCACGGACCGCCACACAAACGCCTGAACTGCAGCCAGACCTAGCCCAGCCACGCCTGCTGACCACATGTCTGACATGGCCCCCCCCTGCGCCATGTAGTCAGCACTTCCGTCATCTCCGCCGTAAATAAAATTCCCGACGATACCTCCGCCGGAGTATATAACAAGCGCAGCGAAGGGCCACCACCACATCCACCACGCGCCGCAACCCACCCCAGCAAGGACACTCTTGCTTACCTAGTACGCTCTTGGCTTCTTGGCTCTTGGCTTCTTGCACTCGCATCGCACGCACGCACGCGGCAATGCCGGCCATGGAGCGCGCGGGGGAGGAGGCGCCGCACTTCCTCGTGGTCACGTACCCGGCGCAGGGCCACATCAACCCGGCGCGCCACCTCGCGCTGCGCCTGCTCCGCGCCGCGCTGGGCGCCCGCGTCACCGTCTCCACCGCCGTCTCCGCCTGCCGCAAGATGTTCCCGGACGACGCGGACGCGGCGGCAGTGGACCACGTCGACGGCGCCGGCGTCCGCTACGTGCCCTACTCCGACGGCTACGACGGCGGCTTCGACAGGTCCGCGCACGACAGCATGCACTACATGTCCAACCTCAAGGTCGTGGGGGCCCGCACGCTGGACGGCGTGCTCGCGCGCCTCCGCGACGCCGGCACCCCCGTCACTCAGGTGGTGTACACGGTGCTCCTCTCCTGGGTCGCCGACGTCGCGCACGCGCACGGCGTCCCCGCCGCGCTCTACTGGATCCAGCCGGCCACCGTGCTCGCCGCCTACTTCCACTTCTTCCGCGGCACTGACGGCCTCGACCAGGCCGTCACCGCCGCAGCGAGCGACCCGTGGGCGGACGTCCGCGTCCGGGGGCTCCCGCCGATGCGCCTGCGCGACCTGCCGTCGTTCCTCACCATCGCGTCCGACGACCACCCCTACTCCTTTGTGCTCGCCGCGTTCCGTGAGCTGCTCGACGTGCTGGACCGCGAGGACTCGCCCACCGTGCTCGCCAACACGTTCGATGCCATGGAGCCCGACGCGGTGGCGACGCTGCACCAGCACGGCATCAACGTCGTCCCCATAGGCCCCGTCCTCTCCTTCCTGGACgcctcggcagcggcggcggccaACGACAGCAACGACCTGTTCAAGCAGGACGGCAAGGGGTACCTGGAGTGGCTGGACGCGCAGGAAGCGGGGTCGGTCGTCTACATCTCCTTCGGGAGCCTGTCGACGATGAGCAAGcggcagatcacggaggtgtcgcgCGGCATGGCGGAGATCGGCCGCCCGTTCCTGTGGGTGCTGAGGAAGGACAACCGCGGCGAGGTCGACGGCGACGACTTGTGCACCGGCGGGGGCATGGTGGTGGAGTGGTGCGACCAGGGGAAGGTGCTGTCGCACCCGGCGGTGGGCTGCTTCGTGACGCACTGCGGGTGGAACTCGACGCTGGAGAGCGTGGCGTGCGGCGTGCCGGTGGTGGGAGTGCCGCAGTGGACGGACCAGGGCACCAACGCGTGGCTGGTGGAGCGGCAGCTCGGCACCGGGGTCAGGGTCGCCGTGAGCGAGAAGGACGGCGTGCTGGAGGCCGACGAGCTGCAGAGATGCGTCGGCTTCGCCACGTCGGATGTGGTGAGCGCCAAGGCGGCGCTGTGGAGGGagaaggcgcgggcggcggctgcCGTGGGCGGCTCGTCCGAGAGGAACCTCAGGGCGTTCGTCGCCGGGCAGGTCGCCCTCGCCGGCAACTAGCCAGCCGGCAGGCCCGCTTGCATGCACTGCATGGTGCTGCAATCCAAATCGACAGACGAGACGAGAGGACTCGATCCGTACCGCGTCGCTGTCGTAAATAATTCGATTCGATATTGTACCTGCTACCTGGGAAAGATCCAATGCCGTTCGTATCTTGTCTGAGGCACTCGTTTCGCCGTTATGTATAATTCTGTTAAAATGTTGTTCCAATCATCTAAAGGTATTGCCGTGTTGCTTGTGACTATAATcatctactccctctgtcccataatataataTGGACGCGTCTAGTGGGCGGCCGGCCGTCCTGGGATCGCTAGCCAGCGGCCATCCGAAAAAGGAAACCATCTGATCCCCCCTCGAGCGAAAGAGGAAACAGTCCCCCGCTCGCCCACATGGTCCACCTGGTCCCCGCCTGTCGGAGCGAAAAAGGCAACTGCCCCGCCCGCCAGCTGGCCGCGGGATCACGTGCACCCTCCTCGCCAAACCATGCCCCGCGGGATCACGTGCACCCTCCTCGCCAAACTGCGCCCTGGctatcttcttcttcctcacgaAAGAAGGAGGATCTGCCCACGTTGCAGAATCCACGCCATCGCTCGCCCCCACGCCTCAGCCCCACCGACGctgccttcttcttcttctgcacgCCAGAAACAGATCCAAACGCAATCGCCCCcagcccttcttcctcctcctacACAGCCGCCATGGGAGCCCCAAAGTAGAAGGAGCTGCTTCAAGATCTAAAGGGCAGGGTGGTCAGAGCCATACCAGGCAGTAAGATCGAGCAGGTAAGCCCCCTCTCCACTTCACTTCCCCCTTCTCCATGGATCCATGAAGAATCTGCTTCAAAAAAGAGGTGAATCTGGCACATCACACCAGATGTTAAACATGCTGGATGCGTTAAACATGCCAAAAACTACCACCTGGATGTATTAAAACAAGCCAACTAAAAACGAGTTCTCTGGCCAATTAAAACATGATTAAAGCCAACTTGTTATTGTTTGCAAAATGAACAAAAAATTGACTGCCCAATGCTTTGTTGAACATGTGCAACGAAAAATTCATAAATGTGCAACTGAACATGCATCCCAGCCAACTGAACATGTATCCTGGGCAACTAAACATGTATCCTGCCAACTAAACATATATTTGGCAATACATGTTTCTGAGTGAACACTTTGGAAAAAATGTAGTATATGTGGAAATAAAAAACATGTTTTCTGGCCAACTAAACATGCATGTTGGCCAAAAACTGATGACCAACTAAGACATATATTCTAGGCAACTAAGACATCTATTCTAGCCAACTGAATGCATTAACTGTCCAACTGAACATGCATATTGGCCACAAACTGAAAAAATGCAACCTGGCCAGGTGAGACATCTATTCTAGCCAACTAAAAGCATTGAATGTCCAACTGAATATGTATGCTGGCCAAATGGAAATCCTGGAAATTGAGACGTCTATTCTAGCGAAAACCAGAAATCTGTAGTGCAACAGGAAAAACATAGGAACTTTTGTCCATGGCTAATGAAGCCACAAACCATATTAACATATTCACACACGTAATCTTGTCCCACGCATATATTCTGGTCCCACACCTATTGCAAACCATATTAATATGTTCAAATATACCAGATCTAGAACCATATTAACTATAATCTGTTCTCCaattcttctttcttctttcacCTGGATTTTCCTTCTCAAATGTAGCATCCAATTATGTGCAGAAAAATCTGAAAAGAGCTCCTTGCGAAACGGAAACCTACAGATCATTGCAACAAAACAAAAAGGGAAAAGGTAAGAAAAACTCTGTAGCAAAAAGAAGTCATGCTCTTGCCAGTTATTTACTGCAAACTGTGCAACTAACATAACAACTCTGTGTAAACAAAAAAAATTCATAACTGTTATAATAAAAGATTATGCTATGGTCATGTTGCTTTTAGGTTGTTTGAAACACAGTTTTTCTGTGGTTACCAACTGatgacatcaatttcttcttttTTTATATGTGCAGGGAGTGTGTGGCAGCATCCAAAAACAAATGAAAAAAATGCTTGATCTCAATGAGTTGCCTCCAGATCTCAATGAGCTTCCTCATGATATGGATCAGCAGCAACCCAGCATACAACAAGGAAACTGGACAGAAAATGGTCGATCTGTTTACTACACGCAGGTAAGTCGTGATGGTAACCCTACGGGCCATGACAATGTGGCAGGCCAGTCATCAGCCCGTGGTGCCCCTGTAGTGGTGTCTTTGCAGTCAGAGAGCCATACTCTTGATGACACAGGAACCGAGGCAAATGTTCCTGGTCCAACCAGGACTGAGCTAGGAGCTCGGGCTGTTGACGGAGCTGTGCAAGTAGAAGAAGGAGAGGATGAGGCTGGTTCTCAACCTATGGAACCCTATGTTGGCATGAGGTTTGACAGCCTTCAAATTGCTAAGGATCACTACAACAGTTACGCACTACGGATGGGTTTCTCTATCAAGATGAACACCTCTAGACGGACACACCGCACCAATGAATTGATAAAACAACAGTTTTGCTGCAACAAGTTCAAGAAGCCCAAAGCTGATGATGGAGGAGCTGAGGCTCCTCCTTACCTGGACCCTATTCCAGATCCAACATCTGTTAACAGTGATGAGGAGATGGAAGAAGAACCTCCAATATTTGCTGAAGAGGAGGCTGGTACtagtaagaagaagaagaagcgcaAACGCGAGACAATAAAGCAGACTGAATGCAAGGCGAAAATGTTGGTGAAGCTGATGGATGGGCGATGGGAGGTGACGCACTTTGTTCGTGACCACAATCATCCGCTCGTGAACAAACCTTCATTGTCCAAATACTTGAGATCCCACCAAGGCATCTCACCTGATGAAAAGGAGTTTCTGCGCATCTTGTATAACTGCAACTTGACTACAGGTGTGGTGTTTTTCTATATCCCTTGAAGAATTAAGTTTCCCTCTAGGCAGTCCAGTGTGCAACTGTTATGGTACTACTGTGCAACTGAAATGGCTTAACTATGCAACTGCTGTCCAACTTCCCATGCTTTTTATATATCACTTTGGGTGCTTCTTGTGCAACTAGATTGTCTTTACTGTGCAAATACACAATGTCCTGTATGCAAAAACTGCAAAGTGTTTTTAAAAAGGTGCAGCTAGGTGTCCATTTCCTGTGATTATCTTCTGTGCCAACACGTGTCCTATTACTATGCAGCTGGATGTGCGCATTTGTGCAACTAAAAAAAGGATATACTGTTTGTTTTTGTATTATGCAGGACGAATGATGCATGTAATGGCAGAGTTCTATGGATCTGAGATGATGGTGCCGTTCGGACCAAAGGCAATAACAAATCTTTGTACAAGTTTCCGTAGAGATGACACAAAGGAGGGTGATCTGATTGAGACAATTGCGCACTTCAAGGATATACAAAAAACCGATCCAGACTTCTTCTATAAGGTGAAATATGATGAAGAGGACAGAGTTGTCAACATATTTTGGATGGACGGCTTAGCTCGAAAAGCTTATGCGGAGGCGTACCACGATTGCATATCGTTTGACACCACCTACATGACCAACTTGTACAATATGCCGTTCGCGCCCTTCATAGGAATAAACCGACATGGCCAATCTTTCATGCTGGGTTGCGCGTTTGTGAGGCAGGAGTTGGCATCGAGCTTTGATTGGGTCTTTGGAGCATTCCTAGAGGCTATGGATGGCAAACCTCCTGACAACTTCATCACCGATCAGGATGGTGCGATGAGGCAGTCAATACAGAGCATCTTTCCAACCACCATGCACCGTTGTTGTCGATGGCACATCATGAAAAAGGCTCAGGAAAAGGTTGGTTGGTTGCTGTGCCGGAATCTAGGACTCTCTGATGATTTCAACAAGTGTGTTGACTTCAGCTTCACTATAGACGAGTTTGAGCAGAATTGGGCTGGGTTAATGATGAAGTATGAGGCTATGGCACACACGCACGTTGAGAAGTTGTACGAATACAGGTCAACTTGGGTGCCGTGCTACTTCAAACACAGGTTCTTTCCCTTCCTCCAGTCTACACAGCGTAGTGAGGGGttcaacgccgtcctcaaaagaTATGTGAACCCACACAACTCAATGATGAACTTCGTCAAGCAATATGAAAAAATACAGAACCACATCCTTACCAAGGAAGGCTGCAATGATTACAGGACACAACACCTTGAGATTGAGTTGTGTTCCAACTTCCCAATAGAGAAGCAAGCTTACAAAACCTATACTAGAGACCTTTACCGCAAGTTTAGAGAAAAGTTTGAGCTGATTGGACGTTATAATGCATTCCAAGTTGGTGCTGATGCGTTTGAGCTCAGACCGAACCAGGAATTTGTTGCGAAATATGGTTCTCGAAACTACTTGGTGCAGGCAAGGGTGGAGGAGGGTTCCTATTTGTGTGAGTGTTGTAAAATGTACAAGGACGGCATCCTCTGTTGCCACATCCTCAAGGTGTTCACCCATGTTGGCGTTGATGTCATACCGGAAAGGTACCTGCTAAGACAGTGGACACCTACTGTTGTACCTAGTGCGCCAGGGACTGGTTATGAGCAACCGGATGAAATGCCTCCTCAATCAAAGAAGCAGATAAGGGAGAGGAACATGATATACGATTTTCGGAAACTAGCAAAGTTTGCGAGTGGTTCTGATCCAGCACAAGCTATTGTATACAAGCATATGCGTGCAGCACGTACCGAGATCGGCCACCTGAACAagtccaagaaaaagaaaaaaccgACTGCTGCAACGGGGCCATCAGATGATGGCAACCCTCGAGGACCTCCTCCACCTCCAGGCAGCAATCAGGGGGCTCATCATCCAGGTAATTACCTGCCCCAACTCCTGATCTAACTAGGTGTGTAACTTCAGTTGCACACATCATTGTGCCCAGTTGCACACACCATGGTATCCACTTGGACAGAACATACTGCCTAGTTGCGCACGCTGTGTTAGTTCAAGCATCAAGATAACACAGCTAACTTATTTTTCCAGTTATGCATATATGTGATGTCAACCCTCAAGGACCTCCTCCCCCTCCTGGCTGTACACGGCATCCTCCGCCACCTCTTCCCCCGCATGCTCCTCCCAATGGCCCTACAGGCAGCACTCAGGGGGCTCGTCGTCTAGGTAATTACCTTCCCCCAACTCCCCATCAAACTAGGTTTGTAACTCCAATTGCACACATCATGGTGTCTCAGTTGCACCAAACAGGCTACCTAGTTGCGCATGCTGTGTTAGTTCGAGCATCAAAAAGATAAACACAACTGACTTGTTTGTCCTGTTCTGCCTATAGGTGATGCCAACCCTCAAAGACCTCCTCCCCCGCCAGGCCCAACTAGCAGTGCCCTTTGTGCTACTCCCAATGGACCTACAGGCAGGACTCAGGGGGCTCATAACCCAGGTTAGTACCTTCACCGACTCCAAAACAAAAACTAGGGTGAGTGACTTTAGTTGCACATATCATAGTGCCCAGTTGAACAGAAACATGCTGCCTAGTTGCGTGCGCTGTGTTAGTTTGAGGATCAAGCTAAAAATCTAACTTGTTTTTCATGTTCTGCCCATAGGCGACTACAATCCAAGTACCATGACAGGCCGTGCTACTGCAGGTGTTTTTTTCAACTTAACTTGCACACAGCAACCAGTTAGTTGCACAAAATGTACTGTGTGGTTGCACAGAACATCAGTGCTGGTTGCACAATAACAAAAATACtaaactttttatatgattattACACAGGTGATCGTGACGGTCCTACTGCCCCGTTGGAGGCTGCATCCCTTGCACAAGCTTCTGATGATTTTGTGCCCAGGGATCCTCCAAGGTCTACTACAAAGGGTAGGGCAAAGAGTCGACGGTACAAATCGGCGCTGGAGCTACACCCaaagaagaaaaacaaatgcAGCCAGTGCCAATCTACAGAGCACACTGCTGG from Triticum urartu cultivar G1812 chromosome 3, Tu2.1, whole genome shotgun sequence encodes:
- the LOC125543008 gene encoding UDP-glycosyltransferase 75C1-like, which produces MPAMERAGEEAPHFLVVTYPAQGHINPARHLALRLLRAALGARVTVSTAVSACRKMFPDDADAAAVDHVDGAGVRYVPYSDGYDGGFDRSAHDSMHYMSNLKVVGARTLDGVLARLRDAGTPVTQVVYTVLLSWVADVAHAHGVPAALYWIQPATVLAAYFHFFRGTDGLDQAVTAAASDPWADVRVRGLPPMRLRDLPSFLTIASDDHPYSFVLAAFRELLDVLDREDSPTVLANTFDAMEPDAVATLHQHGINVVPIGPVLSFLDASAAAAANDSNDLFKQDGKGYLEWLDAQEAGSVVYISFGSLSTMSKRQITEVSRGMAEIGRPFLWVLRKDNRGEVDGDDLCTGGGMVVEWCDQGKVLSHPAVGCFVTHCGWNSTLESVACGVPVVGVPQWTDQGTNAWLVERQLGTGVRVAVSEKDGVLEADELQRCVGFATSDVVSAKAALWREKARAAAAVGGSSERNLRAFVAGQVALAGN